The stretch of DNA AGCACCAGACTGGCCGTGGGATCCTGCACCGCTCCGGCAGCTCCAGCTCCAGCTCGGTGCGTATACACAGTACACAGTACTTCTTGCTGACACCACTTGCATCTATGGTTAGTGTTTTGTGTACTGATTTCTCTCGTTCTTCGTGATAGTCCGAGGACGATGGCatgggcgggaggaggaagaagggcatcaaggagaagatcaaggagaagctCCCTGGTGGCCACGGTGACCAGCAGAACACCGGTGGCACCTACGGACAGCAGGGTACCGGCATGGCCGGCACCGGCGGCACCTACGGGCAGCAGGGTCACACTGGGATGACCGGCACCGGTGGCACCTACGGACAGCAAGGCCACACTGGGATGGCCGGCACCGGCGGCGCCTACGGGCAGCAGGGTCACACTGGGATGACCGGCACCGGCGGCACCTACGGACAGCAAGGCCACACTGGGATGGCCGGCACCGGGGCACATGGCACCACGGCCACCGGCGGCACCTACGGGCAGCAGGGTCACGCCGGGATGACAGGCACAGGGGCGCACGGCACCGGCGGCGGCTACGGGCAGCACGGCACTGACACCGGCGAGAAGAAGGGCATCATGGACAAGATCAAGGAGAAGCTCCCAGGCCAGCACTGAGCGCTGAGCAGAGCCCGCGGCCGCCACTTCTGAGAGTGGAGGTGCCGGTCGACCACCTTTGCAGAATCAATAATAACATGGCGATACAATAAAATTCCACCATACAACGTGAGCCTGGTTCACCGAGCTCacttgcgtgttggaggagccactgTATCTAGGCTCAAGTTTACGTGAACAAACAGTGTTGTTTGTTTTGAGTTTCTCGTCTGTTTACACTGTTTAATCTTGTAAATTTCCTTCTGGTTAAACCGTGTATGTATGCTTCGCGTACAGGTAAGTTATTTTATCAAAAATATATACTCCTATAATACTGTCTTAAAAGAGTAGCTTAAGAGCATCATATGTATTTCGGCCTTGTGATGAAACCGGTGCACTGGGTGTCGTTGTTctaacagtagagtgggggtagtttggagaggcaaggtcctagctatggagaggttgtaaacacaggggatgtacgagttcaggcccttctcggaagaagtaatagccctacgtctcggagcccggaggcggtcgagtggattatgaatatatgagttacaaggtgccgaaccctctacctgtggagggggtggcttatatagagtgcgccaggaccccagccagcccacgtaggagagggtttaaggtgagttaagtctggggcgttactaataacgccccacataaagtgtctttactatcataaagcctacttaattacaagccgttgcagtgcagagtgcctcttgacctcctggtggtcgagtgagtcttcgtggtcgagtccttcaagtcagtcgagtgagtccctcgttggtcgactggaaggcgacctcttctacgggtgtccttgggtaaggtacttagatcaggttcatgaccctaccctaggtacatgaccccatcattagcccccgaatggattgaggcttcgagtgaggaaggagttgatgtcgtttctgaTTAACCTTTGcactctggtcgtgcgttgttctggaccaaagaatctcttcgtcgatggtgagcaacttgtcttcagtcgactcgattcattctcttctttcgtcgagtgatctttagggcttcgacgatccccgagcgacggatcgcgggaaaccccgcgtctgacagactgatctgccgttcgcggattccgcgggatgcgaaatttggtgacgcgcgcgaagtggagcggaccgcggcgttcggatgggacgggacatagacgcctcgatctccgcgccgctttcttcgccacgtatcccgtctgcataactgttcctggatatgattagatcgaccgggcccacctgtcatccactcggaagggaccttataaatgcgcccggcgaggatttttgtactgtgcctcagcattctttctctctctgcttccttcgtccccgtccagcgcgctcgctctcgcccccgcacaacttcccctcgcgcatctcgccggcaaccatggccaaggagaagacggcggcgctggaacgtgcgaagaaggcgtcagcgtcggagaaggcaaaggggagatctaccagccgcggcgggtcttcgtccagatcccgcctgccgaagggctgggtccaaggagactggatccagtcgaccatcacagagaaagacctcctcgacatggccaacgagggcttgatccctcatggagctacgaggcttccggggaaggagtggcagccccagccagaagagggtgagtgtgtgctcttggccacccatgttgatcgtggattttctttgccgccgagtattttcttccgtggcttcttgaacttctttggagcgcagctccaccactttaccccaaattctatcgcctatcttgctgcgttcgtgttcatgtgtgagggtttcctgggctgtcgaccgcactggggtttgttcaagcatatattcacgtgtcgctctcagaccgtgaagaaggcgagcccaggtgatgaaagaaccggagtcgtccaaatgtgtgggggtctggggatccaggtgagaaataagagcaccttcccgcccatgacctttcccgagtcagtcagaggctggcagtcgacttggttctactgccaggaccagtcgacgccggggcagtcgagtggactccctcagtttaccatggaccgagtgaacaagccctcctctctgaagttgattccggaggagaaagctgacgtgaagatgttgatggagcgcgtggtgcagttggttcgggagggagtgacgggcatggatctcctggaggtcttccttaggcgtcgcatccagccccttcagttctggagccactgcatgtggttgtactgtgggactgaagacgagactcgagtccatccagaagcagtcgacgatgtcactctggaaagatggatggtagccgttaccggaaacaaggataacccacgcggagccagaaggattcctccactcgaccacaacagcgatccaaacaaggtacgtttgctctg from Triticum dicoccoides isolate Atlit2015 ecotype Zavitan chromosome 6A, WEW_v2.0, whole genome shotgun sequence encodes:
- the LOC119318248 gene encoding dehydrin DHN4-like gives rise to the protein MEYQGQQQRGRVDEYGNPVAGHGVGTGAAAGGHFQPMRDEHQTGRGILHRSGSSSSSSSEDDGMGGRRKKGIKEKIKEKLPGGHGDQQNTGGTYGQQGTGMAGTGGTYGQQGHTGMTGTGGTYGQQGHTGMAGTGGAYGQQGHTGMTGTGGTYGQQGHTGMAGTGAHGTTATGGTYGQQGHAGMTGTGAHGTGGGYGQHGTDTGEKKGIMDKIKEKLPGQH